Proteins encoded in a region of the Isoalcanivorax pacificus W11-5 genome:
- a CDS encoding cytochrome P450 codes for MSASMHDAQLHAARLPRMPQRQLAHIPGDYGLPVLGNTLEFLRDFQGLVHRKAAKYGPVFRSNAFFQRSVTLLGPDANEFVLRDTDHVFSSRAAWNPMLERLFTDGLMLRDFADHKFHRRMLQQAFKKNALAGYMTRMNPRIAAGIRGWPEGHTFRFFDHIKSLLLDVGAETFLGLDMGPQAQQVNQAFVDAVEASLAVLRLPIPGTTWQRGLRGRRFLEQFMTGLIPAKRAGDGDDFFSELCRAADDEGEATLSDQDIMNHMIFLLFAAHDTTTSTLSSVIHALAQHPEWQERLAQEYFSLGTDTLAHHDLERLPQTTWVFREALRMFPPLPTIPRRTVTEVTWQGYRLPANTLVSVVPLHTHYMPEYWQHPERFDPERFSPARAEDKQHFFQWVPFGGGHHKCIGLNFAELQTKLFLFHFLRRYRVSVEQGYRMPYQLVPLAVPKDGLPVQIRRRMTA; via the coding sequence CGGTACTCGGCAATACGCTGGAATTCCTGCGTGATTTCCAGGGCCTGGTGCACCGCAAGGCGGCGAAGTACGGGCCGGTATTCCGCAGCAACGCCTTTTTCCAGCGCAGCGTCACCTTGCTCGGCCCGGACGCCAATGAGTTCGTGCTGCGCGACACCGACCACGTCTTTTCCAGCCGCGCCGCCTGGAACCCGATGCTGGAAAGGCTGTTCACCGATGGGCTGATGCTGCGCGACTTCGCCGACCACAAGTTCCACCGCCGCATGCTGCAGCAGGCGTTCAAGAAAAACGCCCTGGCCGGCTACATGACACGCATGAACCCGCGCATTGCCGCCGGTATTCGCGGCTGGCCGGAAGGTCACACTTTCCGCTTTTTCGATCACATCAAGTCACTGCTGCTGGACGTGGGCGCGGAAACCTTCCTCGGTCTGGATATGGGCCCGCAAGCGCAGCAGGTCAACCAGGCATTCGTGGACGCCGTGGAGGCTTCGCTGGCGGTGCTGCGCCTGCCGATCCCCGGCACCACCTGGCAGCGGGGGCTGCGCGGTCGGCGCTTTCTGGAGCAGTTCATGACCGGCCTGATCCCGGCCAAGCGCGCTGGCGACGGCGACGACTTCTTTTCCGAGCTGTGCCGTGCGGCCGATGACGAAGGAGAGGCGACGCTGAGCGACCAGGACATCATGAACCACATGATCTTCCTGCTGTTCGCAGCGCACGACACCACCACCAGCACGCTGTCCTCGGTGATCCATGCGCTGGCGCAACACCCCGAGTGGCAGGAGCGGCTGGCGCAGGAATATTTCAGCCTCGGCACCGACACGCTGGCCCATCACGACCTGGAGCGCCTGCCACAGACCACCTGGGTGTTCCGCGAAGCCCTGCGCATGTTCCCGCCACTGCCGACCATCCCGCGCCGCACCGTCACCGAGGTCACCTGGCAGGGCTATCGGCTGCCGGCCAATACGCTGGTCAGCGTGGTGCCGCTGCACACGCATTACATGCCGGAGTACTGGCAGCACCCCGAACGCTTCGACCCGGAGCGCTTCAGCCCGGCCCGTGCCGAGGACAAGCAGCACTTCTTCCAGTGGGTGCCTTTCGGCGGCGGGCACCACAAGTGCATCGGCCTGAACTTCGCCGAATTGCAGACCAAGCTATTCCTGTTCCACTTCCTGCGCCGCTACCGGGTCAGCGTGGAACAGGGTTACCGGATGCCGTACCAGCTCGTGCCCCTGGCCGTACCGAAAGACGGCCTGCCCGTGCAGATCCGGCGCCGCATGACCGCCTGA
- a CDS encoding Fic family protein has product MTESGRFRAGRYIRQPQGYRAFIPAPLPPVDPPLQLDDATQTLLSTADRALGRLDGSIQTLPAADLFVFMYVRKEAVLSSQIEGTQSSLSDVLAAEAQLLDPGRPQDAAEVLNYVRAMRKGLGRLDALPVSVRLIREIHAELMQGVRGEERQPGELRRSQNWIGPGGCTLAEAVYVPPPPHEMGEALSEWEKFLHRDTRLPLLVKVGLAHAQFETIHPFLDGNGRVGRLLITLLLCEKQVLMKPVLYLSHYFRRHRQRYYDLLQATRDDGAWEAWIRFFLEGVASVADEATATARGIVALREQHRQVIIAQFGRRAANGLQVLESLYTMPIISIQHIINLTGVSFPAASQLMDALVRHGILHEITGQQRHRRFQYSAYIALFSDGPAQVGVSEPNEGRP; this is encoded by the coding sequence ATGACCGAATCTGGCCGCTTCCGGGCCGGGCGCTATATCCGGCAGCCACAGGGATACAGAGCCTTTATCCCGGCCCCGCTGCCGCCAGTGGACCCGCCGCTGCAGCTTGACGATGCGACGCAGACGCTGCTCTCAACGGCGGACCGCGCACTGGGTCGTCTGGATGGTTCGATTCAGACACTTCCCGCCGCAGACCTGTTTGTCTTCATGTATGTGCGCAAGGAGGCTGTGCTGTCCAGCCAGATCGAGGGGACGCAAAGTTCCCTCAGTGATGTGCTGGCGGCTGAGGCCCAGTTGCTGGACCCCGGCCGGCCACAGGATGCCGCTGAAGTCCTGAACTATGTCCGGGCGATGCGCAAGGGCCTGGGCCGCCTTGACGCATTGCCCGTGTCTGTCCGCCTGATCAGGGAAATTCATGCGGAACTGATGCAGGGGGTAAGAGGCGAAGAGCGTCAGCCGGGTGAATTGCGCCGTTCCCAGAACTGGATCGGCCCGGGTGGCTGCACCCTGGCAGAGGCGGTGTATGTGCCACCGCCGCCGCATGAGATGGGTGAGGCACTGTCGGAATGGGAAAAATTTTTGCACCGCGATACCCGTCTGCCCCTGCTGGTGAAGGTTGGGCTGGCCCACGCCCAGTTTGAAACCATCCACCCGTTTCTTGACGGCAACGGCCGTGTGGGACGCCTGCTGATCACGTTGCTGCTGTGCGAAAAGCAGGTGCTGATGAAGCCGGTACTCTACCTGTCCCATTATTTTCGCCGCCATCGGCAGCGTTACTATGATTTGCTGCAGGCAACGCGGGACGACGGGGCCTGGGAAGCCTGGATCCGGTTCTTTCTGGAGGGGGTTGCCAGTGTCGCGGACGAGGCGACCGCCACGGCGCGGGGCATTGTTGCGCTGCGGGAGCAGCACCGTCAGGTGATCATTGCGCAGTTCGGCCGCCGGGCGGCGAACGGGTTGCAGGTGCTGGAATCGCTGTACACCATGCCGATCATCAGTATTCAGCACATCATCAACCTGACCGGCGTGTCGTTTCCCGCCGCCAGCCAGTTGATGGATGCGCTGGTGCGGCACGGCATACTGCATGAGATTACCGGCCAGCAACGCCACCGGCGGTTCCAGTATTCCGCCTATATCGCGTTATTTTCCGATGGCCCCGCGCAGGTCGGGGTATCTGAACCCAACGAGGGCAGACCATGA
- a CDS encoding MBL fold metallo-hydrolase: protein MKYAILPVTQFQQNCSFLVCEDTGKLAICDPGGDIASIEAAIRELGAEPEKILVTHGHIDHAGAVAELARKLGIPVEGPHEDDRFWIDMLPQQSQMFGFPPAEAFTPDRWLHHGNTVTVGNLTLEVLHCPGHTPGHVVFWQPQAKLAVVGDVLFAGSIGRTDFPRGDHATLVSSIRERLFPLGDDVAFIPGHGPMSELGHERRTNPFVSDHRG, encoded by the coding sequence ATGAAGTATGCAATCCTGCCGGTAACGCAGTTCCAGCAGAACTGTTCGTTCCTGGTCTGCGAAGACACCGGCAAACTGGCCATCTGTGACCCTGGCGGCGATATCGCCAGTATTGAAGCCGCCATCCGCGAGCTGGGCGCGGAGCCGGAGAAGATTCTGGTCACCCACGGCCATATCGACCACGCCGGCGCCGTTGCCGAGTTGGCGCGCAAGCTGGGCATCCCGGTGGAAGGCCCGCACGAGGACGACCGTTTCTGGATCGACATGCTGCCGCAGCAATCGCAGATGTTCGGTTTCCCGCCTGCCGAAGCCTTTACCCCGGACCGCTGGCTCCACCACGGCAATACCGTCACGGTGGGCAATCTCACGCTGGAAGTGCTGCACTGCCCCGGCCACACCCCCGGCCATGTGGTGTTCTGGCAGCCACAGGCGAAACTGGCCGTGGTCGGTGACGTGCTGTTCGCCGGGTCCATCGGCCGCACGGATTTCCCGCGCGGCGATCACGCCACACTGGTCAGTTCCATCCGCGAGCGTCTGTTCCCGCTCGGTGACGACGTGGCCTTTATTCCCGGCCACGGCCCGATGTCGGAGCTGGGCCATGAGCGCCGCACCAATCCGTTTGTGAGTGACCACCGTGGCTGA
- a CDS encoding mechanosensitive ion channel domain-containing protein, with the protein MAEFFNDYIPQHNLLRILLTLVALTVILLLSSVTRRLARRFGARQGYGPGRIFQVTVMVNVVAIITTLVVLGVIWGFTGQGFMVIASSLFAVVGIALFAAWSILSNITAAFILFFSAPFQVGDRIRVLDGDNTLTGRVRHMGLIYLTLDDEDGHRYTLPNNMLLQRTVIRLAPNKELPCDKKHCR; encoded by the coding sequence GTGGCTGAGTTCTTTAACGACTATATTCCGCAGCACAACCTGCTGCGCATCCTGCTGACCCTGGTCGCCCTCACGGTAATCCTGCTGCTGAGCAGCGTGACGCGCCGCCTGGCACGCCGTTTCGGTGCCCGCCAGGGCTATGGTCCGGGGCGAATTTTCCAGGTCACGGTGATGGTCAATGTGGTGGCCATCATCACCACACTGGTGGTGCTCGGCGTCATCTGGGGCTTTACCGGCCAGGGGTTCATGGTGATCGCCTCGTCGCTGTTTGCCGTGGTCGGTATCGCGCTGTTTGCGGCCTGGTCGATACTGAGCAATATCACCGCTGCCTTTATTCTGTTTTTCAGCGCGCCGTTTCAGGTCGGCGACCGCATCCGCGTGCTGGATGGCGACAACACCCTGACCGGTCGCGTGCGCCACATGGGCCTGATCTACCTGACCCTGGACGATGAAGACGGGCACCGCTACACACTGCCCAACAACATGCTGTTGCAACGTACCGTTATCCGGCTTGCCCCGAACAAGGAGCTCCCATGCGACAAAAAACACTGCCGCTGA
- a CDS encoding BPTI/Kunitz domain-containing protein: MRQKTLPLIVFALLTLAGCQTADTGQAAPMDPACAQKPDSGMCRAAFTRYYFDQASGACRSFIWGGCGGTVPFETMEACQSGCQAPASGEPPVAPVKQSLSF; the protein is encoded by the coding sequence ATGCGACAAAAAACACTGCCGCTGATTGTTTTCGCCCTGCTCACCCTGGCCGGCTGCCAGACTGCCGACACCGGGCAGGCCGCGCCGATGGACCCGGCCTGCGCCCAGAAGCCGGATTCCGGCATGTGCCGTGCCGCCTTTACGCGCTACTATTTTGACCAGGCCAGCGGCGCCTGCCGCAGCTTTATCTGGGGCGGTTGCGGCGGCACGGTGCCGTTCGAAACCATGGAAGCCTGCCAGAGCGGCTGCCAGGCGCCAGCCTCCGGCGAGCCGCCGGTGGCGCCTGTGAAACAGAGTCTGTCGTTCTGA
- a CDS encoding DUF4870 family protein gives MTEHQPSAADKDQTNMVRIVYILYLVSLVVGITSLVAVVLAHVYHGGANEPQRSHFQYQYRTFWIGLLYGIVCLLTSFIGVGFILMLGLLVWFIVRCAKGLMAINNGQAMPVPTTWLW, from the coding sequence ATGACTGAACACCAGCCCAGCGCCGCCGACAAAGACCAGACCAACATGGTGCGGATCGTCTATATCCTCTATCTCGTCTCGCTGGTGGTGGGGATCACCTCGCTGGTGGCCGTGGTACTCGCACACGTCTACCACGGCGGTGCCAACGAGCCGCAACGCAGCCACTTCCAGTATCAGTACCGCACCTTCTGGATCGGCCTGCTGTACGGCATCGTCTGCCTGCTGACGTCCTTTATCGGTGTCGGTTTCATTCTCATGCTGGGCCTGCTCGTCTGGTTCATTGTGCGCTGCGCGAAGGGCCTGATGGCCATCAACAACGGCCAGGCCATGCCCGTCCCCACGACCTGGCTCTGGTAA
- a CDS encoding DUF2057 domain-containing protein codes for MNTLIRLLLIGSLAWLLAACERSPTLRLYEGPERGRAEVLTVRVPEQLEILTINEQRVERGNTLFATGYQDLQLAPGEYRVVAYYKELWDLELDNHAVYRSDPVTFTVNGKGGEFYRLAYEKPENAQQAEHLADNFSGWVENIATGERRDTTASGLVRPGLFTGLVAGSTAAVAEQPAVTSVAPANSAPAAAPAAAAGNGADMGYVDMLKAYWSQASAEERREFLRWIAE; via the coding sequence ATGAATACGCTCATCCGCCTGCTTCTGATCGGTTCACTGGCCTGGCTGCTGGCCGCCTGTGAACGCAGCCCGACCCTGCGCCTGTACGAAGGGCCCGAGCGCGGCCGCGCAGAGGTGCTGACCGTTCGCGTCCCTGAGCAGCTCGAAATCCTGACCATCAATGAGCAGCGCGTGGAGCGCGGCAACACGCTGTTCGCCACCGGCTACCAGGACCTGCAACTGGCACCGGGCGAATATCGCGTCGTCGCCTACTACAAGGAATTGTGGGATCTGGAACTGGACAACCACGCCGTCTACCGCTCTGACCCGGTGACCTTCACCGTGAACGGCAAAGGCGGCGAGTTCTATCGCCTGGCCTACGAGAAACCGGAGAACGCGCAGCAGGCAGAACACCTGGCAGACAACTTCTCCGGCTGGGTGGAAAACATCGCCACCGGAGAACGCCGCGACACCACCGCCAGCGGCCTGGTACGGCCGGGCCTGTTCACTGGCCTGGTGGCCGGCAGCACCGCCGCCGTGGCCGAACAGCCTGCCGTGACCAGTGTGGCGCCGGCCAACAGCGCACCGGCAGCAGCACCAGCGGCTGCCGCCGGCAATGGCGCCGACATGGGCTATGTGGACATGCTGAAAGCCTACTGGTCACAGGCCAGCGCCGAAGAGCGGCGGGAGTTTCTGCGCTGGATTGCCGAGTAA
- a CDS encoding secondary thiamine-phosphate synthase enzyme YjbQ gives MSWQQQTFRLAPRTRGFHLITREVLDALPDMARYRIGLLHLFIRHTSASLAINENADPDVRGDLERHFNVMVPENAPHYEHTLEGPDDMPAHIKSVLIGPSLSIPVSHGRLALGTWQGIYLCEHRDHGGGREIVATLNGELT, from the coding sequence ATGAGCTGGCAACAACAGACGTTTCGCCTGGCGCCGCGGACAAGGGGTTTCCACCTGATTACGCGCGAGGTGCTGGACGCGCTGCCGGATATGGCCCGCTATCGCATCGGGCTGCTGCATCTGTTTATCCGCCATACCTCGGCCTCGCTGGCCATCAATGAAAACGCGGACCCGGATGTACGCGGTGACCTGGAACGCCACTTCAACGTGATGGTGCCGGAAAACGCCCCGCATTATGAACACACGCTGGAAGGGCCGGACGATATGCCGGCACATATCAAGAGCGTGCTGATCGGCCCGTCACTGAGCATTCCGGTTAGCCATGGCCGGCTGGCGCTGGGCACCTGGCAGGGTATTTACCTGTGCGAACACCGTGACCACGGCGGCGGGCGGGAAATAGTTGCTACGCTGAACGGCGAGCTGACATAA
- a CDS encoding D-2-hydroxyacid dehydrogenase encodes MKGVFLDTGTLRPAEMDFTGLEQSLPEWQLYDQTWPDEVAQRIAGAAVVVSNKVVLDAALIRAAGDLKLICVCATGTNNVDLAAARERGIPVCNVGDYAGPSVAQHTLALILGLATRWHDYHQDVLAGEWSRSPMFCLMHRPVMELAGKKLGIIGYGTLGRDVAKLGEAFGMQVLIAEGRGGPQPGRVPLAQLLAEADVVSLHCPLTDDTRGVIGAEALHAMKRSALLVNTARGGLVDEIALREALLSGEIAGAALDVLSVEPPPADHVLLRGDVPNLIITPHNAWVSVEARQRLLDGVVNNIRAWQAGTPTNLVN; translated from the coding sequence ATGAAAGGCGTGTTCCTGGATACCGGTACCCTGCGACCGGCGGAAATGGATTTTACCGGTCTGGAGCAAAGCTTGCCCGAGTGGCAGCTGTACGACCAGACCTGGCCTGATGAGGTGGCGCAACGTATCGCCGGCGCCGCCGTCGTCGTCAGCAATAAAGTGGTGCTCGATGCCGCGCTGATCCGCGCGGCGGGCGATCTGAAACTGATCTGCGTGTGCGCCACCGGCACCAATAATGTCGACCTGGCCGCTGCCCGCGAGCGCGGCATCCCGGTCTGCAATGTGGGTGATTACGCTGGCCCGAGTGTGGCACAGCATACGCTGGCGCTGATCCTTGGTCTTGCCACACGCTGGCACGATTATCATCAGGACGTGCTGGCCGGTGAATGGAGCCGCTCGCCGATGTTCTGCCTGATGCACCGCCCGGTGATGGAACTGGCCGGCAAAAAACTCGGCATCATCGGCTACGGCACGCTCGGCCGTGATGTGGCAAAACTCGGCGAGGCGTTCGGCATGCAGGTGCTGATCGCCGAAGGCCGTGGCGGCCCGCAACCGGGCCGGGTGCCGCTGGCGCAGTTGCTGGCCGAGGCGGATGTGGTATCGCTGCATTGCCCACTGACGGATGACACGCGCGGTGTGATCGGTGCAGAGGCGTTGCACGCGATGAAACGCAGCGCGTTATTGGTCAACACAGCACGCGGCGGCCTGGTGGACGAAATCGCACTGCGCGAGGCCCTGCTCAGTGGCGAGATCGCGGGTGCCGCGCTGGACGTGCTGTCTGTCGAGCCGCCGCCGGCGGATCACGTTCTGCTGCGCGGCGACGTGCCCAACCTGATCATCACCCCCCACAATGCCTGGGTGAGCGTGGAAGCGCGCCAGCGATTGCTGGACGGCGTGGTGAACAATATCCGTGCCTGGCAGGCGGGCACCCCGACTAACCTGGTGAACTGA
- a CDS encoding DUF523 domain-containing protein: MDYSEFSFAPPSRLDAWLNSLRLGHADDKPRIAVSACLTGQPVRYDGGNRYDGTVARVLRRWLLLQEYCPEMAIGLGVPRPPIQLVRTADGLRVRGVADSQQDVTHALRGFADTLPASLSGAVLKARSPSCGVDNTPVWAEQGEPLGTASGAFAARLSERAPLLPMISEPALARAEQVELFVLQVYCYRQYQRWGAGEWLVTVRDAVAEWKVEAVRAPLLAYLERVLD; encoded by the coding sequence ATGGACTACTCCGAATTCAGTTTTGCACCACCGTCGCGGCTGGATGCCTGGCTCAACAGTCTGCGCCTGGGTCATGCCGATGATAAACCACGGATCGCGGTCAGCGCCTGCCTGACCGGGCAACCGGTGCGCTACGACGGCGGCAACCGCTACGACGGCACCGTGGCACGCGTGCTGCGGCGCTGGCTGTTGCTGCAGGAATATTGCCCGGAAATGGCCATCGGCCTGGGTGTGCCGCGCCCGCCGATCCAGCTGGTCCGCACGGCCGACGGCCTGCGCGTGCGCGGCGTGGCGGACAGCCAGCAGGACGTGACCCACGCGCTGCGCGGCTTCGCCGATACGCTGCCGGCGTCGCTCAGCGGCGCGGTACTGAAAGCGCGTTCGCCAAGCTGCGGCGTGGACAACACGCCCGTGTGGGCGGAGCAGGGAGAACCTCTCGGCACCGCCTCCGGTGCTTTCGCGGCGCGGCTGTCGGAACGTGCGCCGTTATTGCCGATGATCAGTGAGCCAGCGCTGGCACGGGCGGAGCAGGTAGAGCTGTTTGTGTTGCAGGTGTATTGCTACCGGCAGTATCAGCGCTGGGGAGCCGGGGAATGGCTCGTCACCGTGCGTGATGCGGTGGCGGAATGGAAAGTGGAAGCGGTGCGGGCGCCGTTGCTGGCTTATCTTGAACGAGTGCTGGACTAG
- a CDS encoding ACP phosphodiesterase, with translation MNYFAHLTLAQPTTASKVGNLMGDFMRGVREQDLPPAVRSGLHNHRLVDHFTDTHPLVVDSRRLFSPARRRFAGVAMDVLFDHFLIQHWGRFYDQPVPQAIRDEYGWLRTGQPLMPARMQVVTGRMVNDDWFSHYASLNNVGEALDRIAGRVRFANQFHGMIEEIDRHYAELEAVFLTLYPALRAEVAKQGLESAG, from the coding sequence ATGAACTACTTCGCGCACCTCACACTGGCGCAACCCACGACGGCATCCAAAGTCGGCAACCTGATGGGGGATTTCATGCGTGGGGTGCGCGAGCAGGATCTGCCGCCAGCGGTGCGCAGCGGTCTGCACAATCACCGCCTGGTGGATCATTTCACCGACACCCACCCGCTGGTGGTGGACAGCCGCCGCCTGTTTTCTCCTGCACGCCGTCGCTTCGCCGGCGTCGCGATGGATGTGCTGTTCGACCACTTTCTGATTCAGCATTGGGGCCGGTTTTATGATCAGCCTGTGCCGCAGGCGATTCGTGATGAGTACGGCTGGTTACGCACCGGCCAGCCGTTGATGCCGGCACGCATGCAGGTGGTGACCGGGCGTATGGTGAATGATGACTGGTTCAGTCATTACGCCAGCCTGAACAATGTCGGCGAGGCGCTGGACCGCATTGCCGGTCGGGTACGCTTTGCAAACCAGTTTCACGGCATGATTGAAGAAATCGATCGCCATTACGCGGAACTCGAAGCGGTGTTCCTGACGCTGTACCCGGCGTTGCGTGCCGAGGTGGCGAAGCAGGGGCTGGAGTCAGCAGGCTGA
- the speA gene encoding biosynthetic arginine decarboxylase — protein sequence MNHWSTTDALNIYNVERWGDGYFGVDDDGHVTVCPNGHPGAGMARLDAVFAACRAAGLRSPVLVRFDGILRHRVQMLAGAFREAIAGQSYQGGYTPVYPIKVNQQRRVVQEIIQARELGEPVGLEAGSKPELLAVLAHSGEAGNTIVCNGYKDREYVRLALMGEKLGFRVHIVVEKLSELPVILAEAKALGVVPRLGLRVRLMSIGKGNWQNTGGEKSKFGLSASQLVQAVETCRDAGYLDSIRMLHFHLGSQVANIQDIKVGMREAARYYQELRALGAPVDTLDVGGGLGVDYEGTRSRSACSMNYGLADYAWHIVQTVREAAERAGLPQPNLISESGRALTAHHAVLLVNIIDREQLRVQDVPPPAASAAEDVVTLWALLETLRGPRPHLLETHQEVLAVWQDAHQRFLLGELSLTERAMAEKLYVNCLLSIRAQLDPQRKHQRALLDDLNEILADKLFVNFSVFQSVPDVWGIDQIFPILPLAGLDQPPTVRAVLQDITCDSDGRIDQYVDGEGLETTLPLPENAGDELGIFMVGAYQEILGDMHNLFGDTDSVDVDIDAAGNIHLDQAIQGDTVSSVLRYVNYEPDQLLETLAAHCRRAALSEQERQDFMAEIRDGLAGYTYLEE from the coding sequence ATGAACCACTGGAGCACCACCGACGCACTGAATATCTACAACGTGGAACGCTGGGGCGACGGCTATTTTGGCGTCGACGACGACGGCCATGTCACGGTCTGCCCGAACGGCCACCCCGGCGCCGGCATGGCGCGGCTGGACGCCGTGTTTGCCGCTTGCCGTGCCGCCGGGCTGCGCTCGCCGGTGCTGGTGCGTTTCGACGGTATTTTGCGTCACCGGGTGCAGATGCTGGCTGGCGCGTTCCGCGAGGCCATCGCCGGGCAGAGCTACCAGGGCGGCTACACGCCGGTGTACCCGATCAAGGTCAACCAGCAGCGCCGTGTGGTGCAGGAGATCATCCAGGCCCGTGAACTGGGTGAGCCGGTCGGTCTGGAAGCCGGTTCCAAGCCGGAACTGCTGGCGGTGCTGGCGCACTCCGGTGAGGCCGGCAACACGATCGTCTGCAACGGCTACAAGGACCGCGAGTACGTGCGCCTGGCGCTGATGGGCGAGAAGCTCGGCTTTCGCGTGCACATCGTGGTGGAAAAGCTGTCTGAACTGCCGGTGATCCTGGCCGAGGCCAAGGCGCTCGGCGTGGTGCCGCGCCTGGGCCTGCGTGTGCGGCTGATGTCGATCGGCAAAGGCAACTGGCAGAACACCGGCGGTGAAAAATCCAAGTTCGGCCTGTCGGCCTCGCAACTGGTACAGGCGGTGGAAACCTGCCGCGACGCGGGCTATCTCGACAGCATTCGCATGCTGCATTTCCACCTTGGTTCGCAGGTGGCGAATATCCAGGATATCAAGGTCGGCATGCGCGAGGCCGCGCGCTACTACCAGGAGCTGCGGGCGCTCGGCGCACCGGTGGACACGCTCGATGTGGGCGGCGGTCTGGGCGTGGACTACGAAGGCACACGCTCGCGTTCCGCCTGCTCCATGAACTACGGCCTGGCCGATTATGCCTGGCACATTGTGCAGACCGTGCGCGAAGCTGCCGAGCGGGCCGGCCTGCCGCAACCGAACCTGATCAGCGAATCCGGCCGTGCGCTCACCGCGCACCACGCTGTGCTGCTGGTGAACATCATCGACCGCGAACAACTGCGCGTGCAGGACGTGCCGCCGCCGGCGGCCAGCGCTGCAGAAGACGTGGTGACGCTGTGGGCGCTGCTGGAAACCCTGCGCGGCCCACGCCCGCACCTGCTGGAAACCCATCAGGAAGTGCTGGCGGTGTGGCAGGACGCGCACCAGCGTTTCCTGCTTGGCGAGTTGAGCCTTACCGAACGCGCCATGGCGGAAAAGCTGTATGTGAACTGCCTGCTGTCGATCCGCGCGCAGCTTGATCCGCAGCGCAAGCATCAGCGCGCACTGCTGGACGATCTCAACGAGATTCTGGCGGACAAACTGTTCGTGAACTTCTCCGTGTTCCAGTCTGTACCGGATGTCTGGGGGATCGACCAGATTTTCCCGATCCTGCCGCTCGCCGGCCTGGACCAGCCGCCCACCGTGCGCGCCGTGTTGCAGGACATCACCTGCGATTCCGATGGCCGCATTGACCAGTATGTCGATGGCGAAGGGCTGGAGACGACGCTGCCGCTGCCGGAAAACGCGGGGGACGAACTGGGTATTTTCATGGTCGGCGCCTATCAGGAAATTCTCGGCGACATGCACAACCTGTTCGGCGACACCGATTCCGTGGACGTGGATATCGACGCTGCCGGCAACATTCACCTCGACCAGGCCATTCAGGGCGACACCGTCAGTTCCGTGCTGCGCTACGTGAATTACGAGCCGGATCAATTGCTGGAGACGCTGGCGGCCCACTGTCGCCGCGCGGCACTGAGCGAGCAGGAACGGCAGGATTTCATGGCAGAAATCCGCGACGGCCTGGCCGGCTATACTTATCTGGAAGAATGA
- the speE gene encoding polyamine aminopropyltransferase, translated as MSDEKWFVEHFDSAGTAFGLRLKARLEAVQTEYQHIEMWDTDTFGYLMTIDGATMVTSRDNFLYHEMMSHPVLFSHPDPKRVVIIGGGDCGTLREVLRHPGVEQATQIDIDEMVTRLSEKYFPELCESNNDPRAELLFIDGVKWMRECDAGSIDVIIVDSTDPVGPAEGLFKADFFRDCHRVLRDGGIIVQQSESPLLHSVSIIRDLHVNMREAGFTSTQTLPFPQPCYPSGWWSCTMAGKGTDVTRFREKDAAAKPFETQYYTADIHRGALTLPPFMKKALS; from the coding sequence ATGTCAGACGAAAAATGGTTTGTCGAGCACTTTGACAGCGCCGGTACGGCCTTTGGCCTGCGGCTGAAAGCCAGGCTGGAGGCGGTGCAGACCGAGTACCAGCACATCGAGATGTGGGACACCGACACCTTCGGCTACCTGATGACCATCGACGGCGCAACCATGGTCACCAGCCGCGACAACTTCCTGTACCACGAAATGATGTCGCACCCGGTGCTGTTCAGCCACCCGGACCCGAAGCGCGTGGTGATCATCGGCGGCGGCGACTGCGGCACGCTGCGCGAGGTGCTGCGCCACCCCGGCGTTGAGCAAGCCACGCAGATCGACATCGACGAAATGGTCACGCGCCTGTCGGAAAAATATTTCCCGGAGCTGTGCGAGTCGAACAACGACCCGCGCGCGGAGCTGCTGTTCATTGACGGCGTGAAGTGGATGCGCGAATGCGACGCCGGCAGCATCGACGTGATCATCGTTGACTCCACCGACCCGGTCGGCCCGGCGGAAGGCCTGTTCAAGGCGGATTTCTTCCGTGATTGCCACCGCGTACTCCGCGACGGCGGCATCATCGTGCAGCAAAGCGAATCACCGCTGCTGCACAGCGTCAGCATTATCCGCGACCTGCACGTGAACATGCGTGAAGCCGGTTTCACCAGCACGCAGACGCTGCCGTTCCCGCAACCCTGCTACCCGAGCGGCTGGTGGAGCTGCACGATGGCCGGCAAGGGCACCGATGTGACGCGCTTCCGTGAAAAGGACGCCGCCGCGAAACCGTTCGAGACGCAGTACTACACCGCCGACATCCATCGCGGCGCGCTGACGCTGCCGCCGTTCATGAAGAAAGCCCTGTCCTGA